A genomic region of Halobaculum lipolyticum contains the following coding sequences:
- a CDS encoding efflux RND transporter permease subunit, which yields MTAVDRAVETVARVTVDRPGAVVVVFLLLTAGFAVGLGGVSTDAGTSQFTQDLPAQRAFEAVDEEFSPTFEPNSGSTQLIQSGPNVLAKPALVRMLTAQKRLADEPGLRVVSTSSAASVVATTLDPEAETLEAQVRAVEGATPRQIDEAVRTAAASDSFVDQLGDDFDRQGASAGATVAVVVHEPIGGSDAAAGAGTDSPLTSLQTRARAVVATVGGDITVFGAGLVSAEFSNVVFDSLILVLPASIALIFVFLVVAYRDPIDLVLGLVALAVTLVWTFGFLGLAGIAFSQLLIAIPPLLLAVGIDFGIHSINRYREERVEGRDIEESMGVASRQLLVAFFIVTGTTALGFLANATSDLGPIREFGVVAAVGIAFTFLIFGVFLPALKVLTDRARERRNVPTFGDRPLGAEGSLLGRVSAGGLVAARRAPRAVVVVALLLAVGSGYYGLGVDTSFSQEDFLPPEETPAVLEDLPEPFRPSEYTVTGTINFLEENFEQSQGDSVTIYIEGNLEQGYALASLARAAENPPEGVVAANRTAETRSVVDVVESRAAASPSFRRLVERNDANDDGVPDDNLDRIYAALLDSPAREETLRFLTEDRRATRVVYRLEADTSQAAVTDAGRTLADRYRFDATATGETIVFQAVSDVILASAVTSLAVALGATAAFLVGIYAFLEGRPSLGVVNLVPIVVAICLLVGSMRALGLPVNALTATILSITIGLGTDYSAHLVHRFADEYGPGDSVDGALDGAVRGTGSALAGSMLTTTTGIGVLVFAITPVLGQFGVLTALSIFYSYLTAVFLTPSVLVLWGRLVDADPADLAGGEADGVLPGR from the coding sequence ATGACGGCGGTCGATCGGGCGGTCGAGACCGTCGCGCGCGTCACCGTCGACCGCCCGGGCGCCGTGGTGGTCGTGTTCCTCCTCCTCACCGCGGGGTTCGCGGTCGGGTTGGGCGGCGTCTCCACGGACGCCGGGACCAGCCAGTTCACCCAGGACCTCCCCGCCCAGCGGGCGTTCGAGGCAGTCGACGAGGAGTTCTCGCCCACGTTCGAGCCGAACTCCGGGAGCACCCAACTGATCCAGTCCGGCCCGAACGTGCTCGCGAAGCCCGCGCTCGTGCGGATGTTGACGGCACAGAAGCGCCTCGCGGACGAGCCGGGGCTGCGCGTCGTCTCCACGTCGAGCGCGGCGTCGGTCGTCGCGACCACGCTCGACCCCGAGGCGGAGACGCTCGAGGCACAGGTCCGCGCCGTCGAGGGCGCGACGCCCCGGCAGATCGACGAAGCGGTCCGCACCGCGGCCGCCAGCGACTCCTTCGTCGATCAGCTCGGCGACGACTTCGACCGGCAGGGGGCCAGCGCCGGCGCCACCGTCGCCGTCGTCGTCCACGAGCCGATCGGCGGGAGCGACGCCGCGGCCGGCGCCGGCACCGACAGCCCGCTCACGTCGTTGCAGACGCGCGCCCGGGCTGTCGTCGCCACCGTCGGGGGCGACATCACCGTGTTCGGCGCCGGTCTCGTCTCCGCGGAGTTCTCCAACGTCGTCTTCGACTCGCTGATCCTCGTGTTGCCCGCCTCGATCGCCCTCATCTTCGTGTTCCTGGTGGTCGCGTACCGCGATCCGATCGACCTCGTGTTGGGGCTGGTCGCGCTGGCGGTCACGCTGGTGTGGACGTTCGGCTTCCTCGGGCTGGCCGGGATCGCGTTCTCCCAGTTGCTCATCGCGATCCCCCCGCTGTTGCTGGCGGTCGGGATCGACTTCGGCATCCACAGCATCAACCGCTACCGCGAGGAGCGCGTCGAGGGGCGCGACATCGAGGAGTCGATGGGGGTCGCGAGCCGACAGCTGCTCGTCGCCTTCTTCATCGTCACCGGCACGACGGCGCTGGGGTTCCTCGCGAACGCTACCAGCGACCTCGGGCCGATCCGGGAGTTCGGCGTCGTCGCCGCCGTCGGCATCGCGTTCACGTTCCTCATCTTCGGCGTGTTCCTCCCGGCGCTGAAGGTGCTCACCGACCGCGCCCGCGAGCGGCGGAACGTCCCCACGTTCGGGGACCGCCCCCTCGGGGCGGAAGGGTCGCTGCTTGGTCGCGTCTCCGCGGGGGGACTGGTCGCCGCCCGCCGGGCGCCGCGGGCGGTCGTCGTGGTCGCCCTCCTGCTGGCCGTCGGCTCGGGCTACTACGGGCTGGGGGTCGACACCTCGTTCTCGCAGGAGGACTTCCTCCCGCCCGAGGAGACGCCGGCGGTCCTCGAGGACCTCCCCGAGCCGTTCCGCCCGAGCGAGTACACCGTCACTGGCACGATCAACTTCCTCGAGGAGAACTTCGAGCAGTCGCAGGGCGACTCGGTCACGATATACATCGAAGGCAACCTCGAACAGGGGTACGCGCTGGCGTCGTTGGCCCGGGCGGCCGAGAACCCGCCCGAGGGGGTGGTCGCCGCGAACAGGACCGCCGAGACCCGGAGCGTCGTCGACGTGGTCGAGTCGCGGGCGGCCGCCTCGCCGTCGTTCCGCCGGCTCGTCGAGCGCAACGACGCGAACGACGACGGCGTTCCCGACGACAACCTCGACCGGATCTACGCGGCGCTGTTGGACTCGCCCGCTCGCGAGGAGACCCTCCGGTTCCTCACCGAGGACCGGCGCGCCACCCGGGTGGTCTACCGGCTCGAAGCCGATACCTCACAGGCGGCGGTGACCGACGCCGGCCGGACGTTGGCCGACCGGTACCGGTTCGACGCCACGGCGACGGGCGAGACCATCGTGTTCCAAGCGGTGTCGGACGTGATCCTCGCGTCGGCCGTCACCAGTCTCGCGGTCGCCCTCGGCGCGACCGCGGCGTTCCTCGTCGGCATCTACGCGTTCCTGGAGGGTCGCCCCTCGCTGGGCGTGGTCAACCTCGTCCCGATCGTCGTGGCGATCTGCCTGCTCGTCGGTTCGATGCGGGCGCTGGGCCTGCCGGTGAACGCGCTCACCGCGACGATCCTCTCGATCACGATCGGGCTCGGCACGGACTACTCGGCCCACCTCGTCCACCGGTTCGCCGACGAGTACGGTCCCGGCGACAGCGTCGACGGCGCGCTCGACGGCGCGGTCCGGGGGACCGGGAGCGCGCTCGCCGGGAGCATGCTCACCACGACGACCGGCATCGGCGTGCTCGTGTTCGCCATCACGCCCGTCCTCGGGCAGTTCGGCGTCCTCACCGCGTTGTCGATCTTCTACTCGTACCTCACCGCGGTGTTCCTCACCCCGTCGGTGCTGGTCCTGTGGGGCCGGCTCGTCGACGCGGATCCGGCCGACCTCGCCGGGGGTGAGGCCGACGGCGTTCTCCCCGGGCGGTAG
- a CDS encoding VOC family protein, with protein sequence MDLQVDHVTVAGRSLDRLVDAFEAAGFPVEYGGTHSNGVTHMAIVGFRDGSYVELISTMESGAASPWWDDAIRGDGGPCAWAVGVDDISATTAALADRGVRVDGPAAYERTREDGTLVEWDLTYLGDGDPGSSLPFLIEDRTPRERRVRPTGDMASSPIHGVDTVVVGVPDLDAAVRRFTDAFDLAAPERTAFATFDADGAVFPDQPVALAAPTGDGWFAERVDEFGPSPVAYLLGCDSEEETRFDDCTEGSLGDRRVDWLPVTDPIGRPYVGIAEATD encoded by the coding sequence ATGGATCTACAGGTGGACCACGTGACCGTCGCGGGGCGGAGCCTCGACCGACTCGTCGACGCGTTCGAGGCGGCGGGCTTCCCGGTCGAGTACGGCGGTACTCACTCCAACGGCGTCACGCACATGGCGATCGTTGGCTTTCGGGACGGGAGCTACGTGGAACTCATCTCCACGATGGAGTCGGGGGCGGCGTCCCCGTGGTGGGACGACGCGATCCGCGGGGACGGCGGCCCGTGTGCGTGGGCGGTCGGCGTCGACGACATTTCGGCGACGACGGCGGCGCTGGCCGACCGCGGCGTTCGCGTCGACGGGCCCGCCGCCTACGAGCGGACGCGGGAGGACGGCACGCTCGTCGAGTGGGACCTCACGTACCTCGGCGACGGCGATCCGGGGTCGTCGCTGCCGTTTCTCATCGAGGACCGGACGCCGCGGGAGCGCCGCGTCCGGCCCACCGGCGACATGGCGTCGTCGCCGATCCACGGGGTCGACACCGTGGTCGTCGGCGTCCCGGATCTCGACGCCGCGGTCCGACGGTTCACGGACGCCTTCGATCTGGCCGCGCCCGAGCGGACCGCGTTCGCGACGTTCGACGCCGACGGGGCGGTGTTCCCGGACCAGCCCGTCGCGCTGGCGGCGCCGACCGGGGACGGCTGGTTCGCCGAGCGTGTCGACGAGTTCGGTCCGTCCCCGGTGGCGTACCTGCTCGGGTGCGACTCGGAGGAGGAGACACGATTCGACGACTGCACCGAGGGATCCCTCGGCGACCGTCGGGTCGACTGGCTCCCCGTGACGGACCCGATCGGGCGTCCGTACGTCGGGATCGCCGAGGCGACCGACTGA
- a CDS encoding ABC transporter ATP-binding protein produces MSLLSTDGLVKDFGGLRAIDDLSMSVDAGEIVGVMGPNGAGKSTFFNCISGVITPDDGTVTFDGSDVTGEAPETLARRGLVRTFQHTRELETMTVRDNVRLAAPDQPGERTIPALVRGDAMRSHEADVRERAEELIELFELDHLADDYSGTLSGGQRKLLELARTLMLDPEMLLLDEPFAGVNPTLTREIADHIRDLNADGMTVVIIEHELETLTELVDRLVVLQQGSLLVEGDPETVLSDERVIEAYLGGEVE; encoded by the coding sequence GTGAGCCTCCTCTCGACGGACGGACTCGTGAAGGACTTCGGCGGCCTCCGGGCGATCGACGACCTGTCGATGTCGGTCGACGCGGGGGAGATCGTCGGGGTGATGGGTCCCAACGGCGCCGGCAAGTCGACGTTCTTCAACTGCATCAGCGGCGTCATCACGCCGGACGACGGGACCGTCACGTTCGACGGGAGCGACGTGACCGGCGAGGCGCCGGAGACGCTCGCCCGGCGCGGGCTGGTGCGGACGTTCCAGCACACCCGCGAACTGGAGACGATGACCGTCCGCGACAACGTCAGGCTCGCGGCGCCCGATCAGCCGGGGGAGCGGACGATCCCCGCGCTGGTCCGCGGCGACGCGATGCGGTCCCACGAGGCGGACGTCCGCGAACGGGCCGAGGAACTGATCGAGCTGTTCGAACTCGACCACCTCGCCGACGACTACAGCGGGACGCTCTCGGGCGGCCAGCGCAAGCTGCTCGAACTCGCGCGGACGCTCATGCTGGACCCGGAGATGCTGTTGCTGGACGAACCGTTCGCGGGCGTCAACCCGACGCTGACCCGCGAGATCGCAGACCACATCCGCGACCTCAACGCGGACGGAATGACCGTCGTGATCATCGAACACGAACTCGAGACGCTCACCGAACTGGTCGATCGACTCGTCGTGCTCCAGCAGGGGAGCCTCCTCGTCGAGGGCGACCCGGAGACGGTGTTGTCCGACGAGCGGGTCATCGAGGCGTACCTCGGAGGCGAGGTCGAATGA
- a CDS encoding sulfite exporter TauE/SafE family protein, protein MELLGVAVELLAMFAGFGLLIGILFGFFGMGGSFLVTPALLVMGYDANVAVGSGLAFVFGTSVIATLKHRDLGQVDYKLGVLMIAGTTGGIEVGKIGLEYLQHLGLADSIVSVAYVGLLGSIGAFVTYTATRGGGGGLSHDVGDGDARDADDGPEIPAIARRIQSYHIPPMISVRGGFTVSLWLVLAVAFATGLLSGFLGVGGGFIRMPALFYLVGVPVPVAVGTDLFEIVFSGGIGSFLYAQSGAVDLSIVVPLLAGSALGARIGAGATGLVDEDDIKVYFGVMLLLGALAVAVRQVGGYLGVEAFDLVSLAIILGAALLVSGAVVVSSVRELRDASPPTESPSAD, encoded by the coding sequence ATGGAGCTACTCGGCGTCGCCGTCGAACTGCTCGCGATGTTCGCCGGCTTCGGCCTGCTCATCGGGATCCTGTTCGGGTTCTTCGGGATGGGCGGGTCGTTCCTCGTGACGCCCGCGCTGTTGGTGATGGGGTACGACGCGAACGTCGCGGTCGGCTCCGGGCTGGCGTTCGTGTTCGGGACGTCCGTCATCGCGACGCTGAAACACCGCGACCTCGGGCAGGTCGACTACAAACTCGGCGTGCTGATGATCGCCGGAACGACCGGCGGCATCGAGGTCGGGAAGATCGGGTTGGAGTACCTCCAACACCTCGGTCTGGCCGACAGCATCGTCAGCGTCGCGTACGTCGGTCTGCTCGGCTCGATCGGGGCGTTCGTCACCTACACGGCGACGAGGGGCGGCGGCGGCGGACTCTCCCACGACGTCGGGGACGGCGACGCCCGCGACGCCGACGACGGTCCCGAGATCCCGGCCATCGCACGGCGGATCCAGTCGTACCACATCCCGCCGATGATCTCCGTCCGCGGCGGGTTCACGGTCTCGCTGTGGCTGGTGCTCGCCGTCGCCTTCGCGACGGGGTTGCTGTCGGGGTTCCTCGGCGTCGGCGGCGGCTTCATCCGCATGCCCGCGCTGTTCTACTTGGTCGGCGTCCCGGTGCCGGTGGCGGTCGGAACCGACCTGTTCGAGATCGTGTTCTCGGGCGGCATCGGTTCGTTCCTGTACGCCCAGTCCGGGGCGGTCGACCTCTCGATCGTCGTGCCGCTGCTCGCGGGGAGCGCCCTCGGCGCCCGGATCGGCGCCGGCGCGACGGGTCTCGTGGACGAGGACGACATCAAGGTGTACTTCGGCGTGATGTTGCTGCTGGGCGCGCTGGCCGTCGCCGTCCGCCAGGTGGGCGGCTACCTCGGCGTCGAGGCGTTCGACCTCGTCAGCCTCGCGATCATCCTCGGCGCGGCGCTACTGGTCAGCGGGGCGGTCGTCGTCAGCAGCGTCCGGGAACTCCGGGACGCTTCCCCGCCGACCGAGTCGCCGTCCGCCGACTGA
- a CDS encoding YgaP family membrane protein, protein MDSNVGSTDKLARIVVGAVAGLLSLATLAGAVAAPTVVAPLAGVVAVLMLGTAFTNRCAVYSLLGISTR, encoded by the coding sequence ATGGACTCGAACGTCGGCTCCACGGACAAGCTCGCACGGATCGTCGTCGGGGCGGTCGCCGGACTCCTCTCGCTGGCCACGCTCGCCGGCGCGGTGGCGGCGCCGACCGTCGTCGCGCCCTTGGCGGGGGTCGTGGCCGTCCTCATGCTCGGGACCGCGTTCACGAACAGGTGTGCGGTGTACTCGCTGCTCGGGATCAGCACACGCTGA
- a CDS encoding YeeE/YedE family protein, with protein MADAERHPLFMPLILLGGLVFGFGLAYSHMARPEVVLDFLQFEDFGLVFVMFGGAAVTGVAYVLAPRLLDGPPLTRRRFERRLKSFDRNVLVGGAVFGVGWGLSGICPGAAYASLGVGNVTILWALAGMFVGAYVQGVFRSRSDAGDATTAGAD; from the coding sequence ATGGCAGACGCCGAGCGCCACCCGCTGTTCATGCCGCTGATCCTCCTCGGCGGCCTGGTCTTCGGGTTCGGTCTCGCCTACAGCCACATGGCCCGCCCGGAGGTCGTGCTGGACTTCCTCCAGTTCGAGGACTTCGGGCTGGTGTTCGTCATGTTCGGCGGCGCCGCGGTCACCGGGGTCGCGTACGTCCTCGCGCCGCGGCTCCTCGATGGGCCGCCGCTGACGCGGCGCCGGTTCGAGCGTCGCCTGAAGTCGTTCGACCGGAACGTGCTCGTCGGCGGCGCCGTCTTCGGCGTCGGCTGGGGGCTGTCCGGTATCTGCCCCGGCGCGGCGTACGCCAGCCTCGGCGTCGGCAACGTGACGATCCTCTGGGCGCTCGCCGGCATGTTCGTCGGGGCGTACGTCCAGGGGGTGTTCCGCAGTCGCAGCGACGCCGGCGACGCGACGACCGCGGGCGCCGACTGA
- a CDS encoding branched-chain amino acid ABC transporter permease has product MSVLDRLPSDHAQQAFLAGAVCLVLGALFALTPLRAQLPSALYVFIEVGILFVVYGLLVLGLDLQYGHTGLVNFGHVVFFAVGAYTTAMLSAQDTFAGIGLGYPWPLALAAGVVVTAVVGAGVGVTSIRLRGDFLAIVTLATAEIFHSVFVNFEDVFGGNVGILGVPQPIAAVAADGDTRMMATLLVLGGVTLVTLAGVTRLTEAPYGRVLRAIRADELVTRSVGKSTLTYKMQSFVYGAALAGLAGGLFALYNGAVAPGFFTIQVTVTIWIGMLLGGAANHRAVLAGLAIIMGLRLLSRFALDVTPVGADVFASLRLIVVGLILVAVIRYRPAGIWGNEQELGVDS; this is encoded by the coding sequence GTGAGCGTGCTCGATCGGCTGCCGTCGGACCACGCGCAACAGGCGTTCCTCGCGGGCGCCGTCTGTCTGGTCCTCGGCGCCCTGTTCGCGCTCACGCCGCTGCGGGCACAGCTCCCGAGCGCGCTGTACGTGTTCATCGAGGTCGGCATCCTGTTCGTCGTCTACGGACTGCTGGTGCTCGGGCTGGACCTCCAGTACGGCCACACCGGCCTCGTCAACTTCGGCCACGTCGTCTTCTTCGCGGTCGGCGCGTACACGACGGCGATGCTGTCGGCTCAGGACACGTTCGCGGGCATCGGCTTGGGCTACCCGTGGCCGCTCGCGCTGGCGGCCGGCGTGGTCGTCACCGCGGTCGTCGGCGCCGGGGTGGGCGTCACCTCGATCCGGCTCCGCGGCGACTTCCTCGCCATCGTCACGCTGGCGACCGCCGAGATCTTCCACTCGGTGTTCGTCAACTTCGAGGACGTCTTCGGCGGGAACGTCGGCATCCTCGGCGTTCCCCAGCCGATCGCCGCGGTCGCCGCCGACGGCGACACCCGGATGATGGCGACGCTGTTGGTGCTCGGCGGGGTCACCCTCGTGACGCTCGCGGGCGTCACCCGTCTCACCGAGGCGCCGTACGGCCGGGTCCTCCGTGCGATCCGTGCCGACGAACTGGTGACGAGATCGGTCGGCAAGTCCACGCTGACCTACAAGATGCAGTCGTTCGTCTACGGCGCCGCGCTCGCCGGGCTGGCCGGCGGGCTGTTCGCGCTGTACAACGGCGCGGTCGCGCCCGGCTTCTTCACCATCCAGGTGACGGTGACGATCTGGATCGGCATGCTGCTGGGCGGCGCGGCGAACCACCGCGCGGTGCTGGCCGGGTTGGCCATCATCATGGGCCTGCGGCTCCTCTCCCGGTTCGCGCTCGACGTGACGCCGGTGGGCGCCGACGTGTTCGCGTCGCTCCGGCTCATCGTCGTCGGGCTGATCCTCGTCGCGGTGATCCGCTACCGCCCCGCCGGGATCTGGGGCAACGAGCAGGAACTGGGGGTGGACTCGTGA
- a CDS encoding DUF7512 family protein produces the protein MLGLESMSGNALAAALIGLVLAESIVLYVGYGLLESTLGARLTDLIGGV, from the coding sequence ATGCTGGGGCTGGAGAGCATGAGCGGGAACGCGCTGGCGGCGGCGCTGATCGGACTCGTGTTGGCGGAGTCGATCGTGTTGTACGTGGGCTACGGCCTGCTGGAGTCGACCCTCGGCGCGCGCCTCACCGACCTGATCGGGGGTGTCTGA
- a CDS encoding branched-chain amino acid ABC transporter permease, which translates to MGLSQNVVFGLVTGSYIAIAAIGFTLIYGIVNMINFAYGEYLTMGAFIGLLAVTMLPVPLPVAVLLAMAGGGVVSLVLARGFFTPINQTGPVPLLLTSIGLGIALRSAIRLVAGRSARYYDTDTVTYRFDSLPDLTVGSVDLLGGFFVTSEHLIVIGAAVVVFAVLHALLTRTDVGIAMRAMGDDESLARVRGIDTQRIRDSVWVLAGVLAGLAGVLIAIQTNVSSDTGFSHILQILSAAILGGAGSPYGAILGAYVIGLVLALSTAFLPSGLTGLSSAVAFVILVVVLLVKPSGIAGKEVREA; encoded by the coding sequence ATGGGACTCTCCCAGAACGTCGTCTTCGGACTGGTCACGGGGTCATACATCGCGATCGCCGCTATCGGGTTCACCCTGATATACGGCATCGTGAACATGATCAACTTCGCCTACGGCGAGTACCTCACGATGGGGGCGTTCATCGGTCTCCTCGCCGTCACCATGCTCCCGGTGCCGCTTCCGGTCGCCGTCCTGTTGGCGATGGCCGGCGGCGGGGTCGTCAGCCTCGTGCTCGCACGCGGCTTCTTCACGCCGATCAATCAGACCGGCCCGGTGCCGTTGCTGCTGACGTCGATCGGGCTGGGGATCGCGCTCCGGAGCGCGATCCGGCTCGTCGCCGGACGGAGCGCCAGATACTACGACACCGACACCGTGACGTATCGCTTCGACTCGCTGCCCGATCTGACGGTCGGGTCGGTCGACCTGCTCGGCGGGTTCTTCGTCACGTCCGAGCACCTGATCGTGATCGGCGCCGCCGTCGTCGTGTTCGCCGTCCTCCACGCGCTGTTGACGCGGACGGACGTCGGGATCGCGATGCGCGCGATGGGCGACGACGAGAGCTTGGCGCGCGTTCGCGGCATCGACACCCAGCGGATCCGCGACAGCGTCTGGGTGCTCGCCGGCGTCCTCGCCGGGCTGGCGGGCGTGCTCATCGCCATCCAGACCAACGTCAGTTCCGACACCGGGTTCAGCCACATCCTGCAGATCCTGTCGGCCGCCATCCTCGGCGGCGCCGGTAGCCCCTACGGGGCGATCCTCGGGGCCTACGTGATCGGACTCGTGTTGGCGCTGTCGACGGCGTTCCTCCCGTCGGGACTGACGGGGCTGTCCTCGGCGGTCGCGTTCGTGATCCTCGTGGTCGTCCTGCTGGTCAAGCCCAGCGGCATCGCCGGCAAGGAGGTGCGCGAGGCGTGA
- a CDS encoding ABC transporter ATP-binding protein, with product MSLLEIADLDAGYGDLQVLSGVDLAVDDGEYVTIVGPNGAGKSTVMKTVVGIASHLRGSISYRGTDIAGTSPEEIVREGIGYVPQTDNVFPTLTVAENLRLGAYVLDGLPADRKRDVYDRFPALAERPDEDAGSLSGGQQQMLAMGCALMLDPDLLLLDEPSAGLSPDLVDEMFDRVDEINDAGTTVLMVEQNAKEALRRCDRGYVLANGENRYEDDGDALLADEEVRKQFLGG from the coding sequence ATGAGCCTCCTCGAGATCGCCGACCTCGACGCGGGGTACGGCGACTTACAGGTGCTCTCCGGGGTCGACCTCGCGGTCGACGACGGCGAGTACGTGACGATCGTCGGGCCGAACGGCGCGGGCAAGTCCACGGTGATGAAGACCGTCGTGGGGATCGCCTCGCACCTGCGCGGCTCGATCAGCTACCGCGGGACGGACATCGCCGGCACCTCTCCCGAGGAGATCGTGCGCGAGGGGATCGGCTACGTGCCGCAGACGGACAACGTGTTCCCGACGCTGACGGTCGCCGAGAACCTCCGCCTGGGCGCGTACGTGCTCGACGGCCTGCCGGCCGACCGCAAGCGGGACGTGTACGACCGGTTCCCGGCGCTCGCGGAGCGCCCGGACGAGGACGCCGGGTCGCTCTCGGGCGGCCAACAGCAGATGCTCGCGATGGGCTGTGCGCTGATGCTCGACCCGGACCTGCTGTTGTTGGACGAGCCGTCGGCGGGGCTCTCGCCGGACCTGGTCGACGAGATGTTCGACCGCGTCGACGAGATCAACGACGCCGGGACGACGGTCCTCATGGTCGAACAGAACGCGAAGGAGGCGCTGCGGCGCTGTGACCGCGGCTACGTCCTCGCCAACGGCGAGAACCGGTACGAGGACGACGGCGACGCCCTGCTGGCCGACGAAGAAGTCCGCAAACAGTTCCTCGGCGGCTGA
- a CDS encoding ABC transporter substrate-binding protein, whose amino-acid sequence MDSNKPRRVGRRSFLTVAGAGGIAGLSGCVGFGGGDGGDGGGSDGGSDGGSGGSAGDGATAGDSGPDSIVFGQPGALTGAFDFLQPGVSQAADAAVSHINEAGGPLGAELEVIRRDTAVDPQEARSVTTQLVENDDADAIVGLFSSEINPLWNFLQDLQMPIVTPWPGSTFLDTRGGDKATPGDISDDEWVWRTVVGDTVHTGGSAVYALEQGFETLGIINGNTEGERSYVDGFLSVFEENGGSVAEQVEVELGGSSYQSALSRLFEADFDAFLVSMPQESAITALSDWSDGGYGRQPILSDTLAQQEVIDQVGSDLEGAWVAQPGRSGPSYDTFEGIYSEAGDAAINGWTPPSWDAVQVTALAIERAGDASPEAIQQNLGPVSRGDGTPVATFAEGKEALAAGEEITYQGAATPTTFTQHGNVFGTVSINTAQDGSFTETTQVSAEDVREYVAEGEY is encoded by the coding sequence ATGGATTCAAACAAGCCGAGGCGTGTGGGACGCCGTTCGTTTCTGACTGTGGCCGGCGCCGGCGGGATCGCCGGTCTCTCCGGCTGTGTGGGGTTCGGCGGCGGTGACGGCGGCGACGGGGGCGGCAGCGACGGCGGCAGCGACGGCGGATCCGGGGGGTCGGCCGGCGACGGCGCGACGGCCGGCGACAGCGGGCCGGACTCGATCGTGTTCGGACAGCCCGGCGCGCTGACCGGCGCGTTCGACTTCCTCCAGCCCGGCGTCTCGCAGGCCGCCGACGCCGCGGTCAGCCACATCAACGAGGCGGGCGGCCCGCTGGGGGCGGAGCTGGAAGTGATCCGCCGTGACACCGCCGTTGACCCGCAGGAGGCGCGCAGCGTCACGACGCAGCTCGTCGAGAACGACGACGCAGACGCGATCGTCGGGCTGTTCTCCAGCGAGATCAACCCGCTGTGGAACTTCCTGCAGGACCTCCAGATGCCGATCGTGACGCCGTGGCCGGGGTCGACGTTCCTCGACACCCGCGGCGGGGACAAGGCCACGCCCGGCGACATCAGCGACGACGAGTGGGTGTGGCGGACGGTCGTCGGCGACACCGTCCACACCGGCGGTAGCGCCGTGTACGCGCTCGAACAGGGGTTCGAGACGCTCGGCATCATCAACGGGAACACCGAGGGCGAGCGCAGCTACGTCGACGGCTTCCTCTCCGTCTTCGAGGAGAACGGCGGCAGCGTCGCCGAACAGGTCGAAGTCGAACTCGGCGGGTCGAGCTACCAGTCGGCGCTGAGCCGCCTGTTCGAGGCCGACTTCGACGCGTTCCTCGTGAGCATGCCCCAGGAGTCGGCGATCACGGCGCTGAGCGACTGGTCCGACGGCGGCTACGGCCGCCAGCCGATCCTCTCGGACACCCTCGCACAGCAGGAAGTGATCGACCAGGTCGGCAGCGACCTCGAGGGCGCGTGGGTGGCACAACCCGGGCGCTCGGGCCCGAGCTACGACACCTTCGAAGGCATCTACAGCGAGGCGGGCGACGCGGCGATCAACGGCTGGACGCCGCCGTCGTGGGACGCCGTGCAGGTGACCGCGCTGGCCATCGAGCGCGCGGGCGACGCCAGCCCCGAGGCGATCCAGCAGAACCTCGGGCCGGTCAGTCGCGGCGACGGGACGCCCGTCGCCACGTTCGCGGAGGGGAAGGAGGCCCTCGCCGCGGGCGAGGAGATCACCTACCAGGGCGCGGCGACGCCCACCACGTTCACCCAACACGGCAACGTGTTCGGGACGGTGTCGATCAACACCGCACAGGACGGCTCCTTCACCGAGACGACGCAGGTCTCGGCGGAGGACGTCCGTGAGTACGTCGCGGAAGGTGAATACTGA